A single region of the Lotus japonicus ecotype B-129 chromosome 4, LjGifu_v1.2 genome encodes:
- the LOC130711649 gene encoding ADP-ribosylation factor-like protein 2 — protein sequence MGLLSIIRKIKRKEKEMRILMVGLDNSGKTTIVLKINGEDTSVISPTLGFNIKTISYQTYTLNIWDVGGQKTIRSYWRNYFEQTDGLVWVVDSSDLRRLDDCKMELDNLLKEERLSGSSLLILANKQDIRGALTPDEIAKVLNLEAMDKSRHWNIIGCSAYTGEGLLEGFDWLVQDIASRIYMLD from the exons ATGGGTCTTCTTAGCATCATTCGGAAAAtcaaaaggaaagaaaaggaaATGCGAATTCTTATGGT TGGATTGGATAATTCTGGCAAAACCACTATCGTTTTGAAGATTAACGGGGAGGACACTAGTGTCATCAGTCCCACCCTTGGCTTCAACATCAAAACCATCTCCTACCAAAC TTACACTCTGAATATATGGGATGTTGGGGGCCAGAAAACAATACGATCTTACTGGAGGAACTACTTTGAGCAAACAGATGGTTTGGTTTGGGTAGTTGACAGCTCTGATCTCAGAAGGTTGGATGACTGCAAAATGGAGCTAGATAACCTTCTAAAGGAAGAG AGGCTATCAGGATCTTCCTTACTGATACTAGCAAATAAACAGGACATTAGAGGCGCACTTACACCTGATGAGATAGCTAAG GTGCTGAACTTGGAAGCTATGGATAAATCTCGGCACTGGAATATAATTGGCTGTAGTGCATACACTGGTGAGGGTCTTCTTGAGGGATTTGATTGGTTGGTCCAAGACATAGCCTCTAGAATCTACATGCTTGACTAA